From the genome of Trueperaceae bacterium, one region includes:
- a CDS encoding ABC transporter permease has translation MGRYVVRRSLQAVFVILAVLVVTFILLRAIGDPARLLVSPEGSRENLAQIRHALGLDVPLHVQFVRFMADVVKGDFGNSFTFGRPALGLVLERMPATLLLTLVALGLAVPTGMLLGTVSAVRRNSVYDNLATTLAVLGRAVPNFWLSIMLIVVFGAYLKWLPPSGFGTWRHLVLPAVALSAGLAAMVARLTRSSLLEVMGHDFVRTAKAKGLTETRVLNRHVMRNALIPIATVVGLQAGHLLGGAIITETIFAWPGVGRLLTQSIYNYDYPVVQTSVFVISVTFVFLNLAIDLLYALIDPRIRYE, from the coding sequence ATGGGCCGTTACGTAGTCAGGCGTTCATTGCAGGCCGTGTTCGTGATCCTGGCCGTGCTGGTGGTCACGTTCATCCTCCTGCGCGCGATAGGCGACCCGGCCAGGCTCCTCGTGAGCCCGGAGGGTTCGCGCGAGAACCTGGCGCAGATCCGTCACGCCCTCGGGCTCGACGTGCCGCTGCATGTCCAGTTCGTCCGGTTCATGGCGGATGTCGTCAAGGGAGACTTCGGGAACTCGTTCACGTTCGGTAGGCCGGCGCTCGGCCTGGTGCTGGAGCGCATGCCGGCGACGCTGCTGCTCACGCTGGTGGCGCTCGGCCTGGCCGTTCCGACGGGCATGCTGCTCGGCACGGTCTCGGCCGTCAGGCGCAACTCGGTCTACGACAACTTGGCGACCACCCTCGCGGTACTCGGCAGGGCGGTCCCCAACTTCTGGCTGTCGATCATGCTCATCGTCGTGTTCGGCGCTTACCTGAAGTGGTTGCCCCCCTCGGGCTTCGGCACGTGGCGCCATCTCGTGCTGCCCGCCGTGGCCTTGAGCGCCGGGCTGGCGGCGATGGTCGCCAGGCTCACGCGCTCGAGCCTGCTCGAGGTCATGGGCCACGACTTCGTGCGCACCGCCAAGGCGAAGGGGCTCACGGAGACCCGGGTCCTCAACCGCCACGTCATGCGCAACGCGCTCATCCCGATCGCCACGGTCGTCGGTCTGCAGGCGGGCCACCTGCTCGGGGGCGCCATCATCACGGAGACTATCTTCGCCTGGCCGGGCGTCGGCAGGCTGCTCACGCAGTCGATCTACAACTACGACTACCCCGTCGTGCAGACGAGCGTCTTCGTCATCTCCGTCACCTTCGTCTTCCTGAACCTGGCGATCGACCTCCTCTACGCGCTCATCGACCCGCGCATACGTTATGAGTGA
- a CDS encoding succinylglutamate desuccinylase/aspartoacylase family protein, with amino-acid sequence MALATPTSQKPGRSHRWAPVTTRASGETLSLAIHTLHGAQPGPTLGLFSTSHGDEAFTVQVIKAVLDRVDPAKLRGTIRALPVGNPVAFESFTRSTGQGMNTDKTNLNRVFPGKSTGWLTEQIAHVISEEFVPGLDALIDFHCGNSETAINYVLLENDPSEVGRKSVELSKLCGSDLLYTAPTPEQTGTLTQYAKSLGIPSVIAQWGGNVTNPAAYVDRCFVGIRNVLIHLGMLEGQIVLPPQQTMLSGARTLLAPRHGGLFVPELGFDRLCDTVPAGTVLGRVYSPHTFELLEELTAPYDQTVVIMLRGTLSRVNPGDYAYILCNGATAEPIVNGK; translated from the coding sequence ATGGCACTCGCAACCCCTACGAGCCAGAAACCCGGCCGCTCCCACCGCTGGGCGCCCGTCACCACCCGCGCCTCAGGTGAGACCCTCAGCCTGGCCATCCACACGCTTCACGGCGCCCAGCCCGGCCCGACGCTCGGGCTCTTCAGCACCTCGCACGGCGACGAGGCGTTCACGGTCCAGGTGATCAAGGCGGTGCTCGACAGGGTGGACCCGGCCAAGCTGCGCGGCACCATCCGGGCGCTGCCCGTCGGCAACCCCGTCGCCTTCGAGTCGTTCACGCGCTCCACCGGCCAGGGCATGAACACGGACAAGACGAACCTCAACCGCGTGTTCCCCGGCAAGTCGACGGGCTGGCTCACGGAGCAGATCGCCCACGTCATCAGCGAGGAGTTCGTTCCCGGCCTCGACGCGCTCATCGACTTCCACTGCGGCAACTCCGAGACCGCCATCAACTACGTCCTCCTCGAGAACGACCCGAGCGAGGTCGGGCGCAAGTCGGTGGAGCTGTCGAAGCTCTGCGGGAGCGACCTCCTCTACACCGCCCCGACGCCGGAGCAGACGGGCACCCTCACCCAGTACGCCAAGAGCCTCGGCATCCCCTCCGTCATCGCCCAGTGGGGCGGCAACGTCACGAACCCGGCCGCGTACGTCGACCGGTGCTTCGTCGGGATCAGGAACGTCTTGATCCACCTGGGAATGCTCGAAGGTCAGATCGTGCTTCCCCCGCAGCAGACCATGCTGAGCGGCGCGCGCACGCTCCTCGCGCCCAGGCACGGCGGCCTCTTCGTGCCCGAGCTCGGCTTCGACCGGCTCTGCGACACGGTGCCGGCCGGCACGGTCCTCGGCCGCGTCTACTCGCCGCACACGTTCGAGTTGCTCGAAGAGCTCACCGCACCCTACGACCAGACGGTGGTCATCATGTTGCGCGGCACGCTGTCGCGCGTGAACCCGGGCGATTACGCCTACATCCTCTGCAACGGCGCCACGGCGGAGCCGATCGTCAACGGGAAGTGA
- a CDS encoding ABC transporter permease → MSEAKTNKRRLTGLRMLLRSRTATVGAVILVCLAALAAFAPLLAPHDPAKQDLRARLAPPMWVAKGTNVHVLGTDQLGRDILSRVIYGTRISLLVGVSVVLLAGTLGTLLGLLAGFLGGKVDAILMRVVDVFLAFPFLLLAIVFMAMLGASLGNIILVLAITGWVEYARVVRAQVLSVRELEYVTAARALGARNLVIMLKHVLPNVFASVIVIASLQLGTVIISEASLTFLGLGIPPSIPTWGSMLASGREYFVLAWWLPTFPGLAIVLTVLAVNFLGDWLRDVFDPTL, encoded by the coding sequence ATGAGTGAAGCCAAGACCAACAAGCGCCGCCTGACCGGCCTTCGCATGTTGCTGCGAAGCCGCACCGCCACGGTCGGCGCCGTCATCCTCGTCTGCCTGGCGGCGCTCGCGGCGTTCGCCCCGTTGCTCGCGCCCCACGACCCGGCCAAGCAGGACCTGCGGGCCCGCCTCGCGCCGCCGATGTGGGTGGCCAAGGGCACGAACGTGCACGTTCTCGGCACCGACCAGCTCGGCAGGGACATCCTCTCCCGCGTCATCTACGGAACGCGCATCTCCTTGCTGGTTGGCGTGTCCGTCGTCCTCCTGGCCGGCACGCTCGGCACGCTCCTCGGGCTGCTCGCCGGCTTCCTGGGCGGCAAGGTCGACGCCATCCTCATGCGCGTCGTCGACGTCTTCCTCGCGTTCCCGTTCCTGCTGCTGGCGATCGTGTTCATGGCCATGCTCGGCGCCAGTCTCGGCAACATCATCCTGGTACTCGCCATCACCGGCTGGGTGGAGTACGCCCGGGTCGTCCGGGCCCAGGTCCTGTCCGTGCGCGAGCTCGAGTACGTCACCGCCGCCAGGGCGCTCGGCGCACGCAACCTCGTGATCATGCTCAAGCACGTGCTGCCCAACGTGTTCGCCTCCGTCATCGTCATCGCCAGCCTGCAACTGGGCACGGTCATCATCTCCGAGGCCTCGCTCACGTTCCTCGGGTTGGGCATACCGCCCTCGATCCCGACGTGGGGCTCGATGCTCGCGTCAGGCAGGGAGTACTTCGTCCTGGCCTGGTGGCTCCCGACCTTCCCCGGCCTCGCCATCGTCCTCACGGTGCTGGCCGTCAACTTCCTCGGAGATTGGCTGCGCGACGTGTTCGACCCTACGCTCTAG
- a CDS encoding ABC transporter substrate-binding protein, giving the protein MRRRHLILTLLASLLLFSSFVHAQSAGPTTVTIALTDDPPSGDPHKTRGANGGHLLFNLFEGLVQLSGDMMSVTPALATSWEQIDDLSWSFTLREGVTFHNGEPFTAESVRYSIERILDPNAVRFNTDFRQIGDVDVVDDYHVLIHLKTPDPVFIAKIAGLHMVPPVYTASVSEEEFGTHPIGTGPYKLVEWVLGQRLVLEANDDYWNGRPSVDRLVFRPIPEASTRLAELQAGTVDIITGLNYDAIPLVDADPNLRVEANSGRRTVMMHMDLLNGAKPLQDVRVRQAMSYAVDRQLLIDAVLNGYGTPLATIFRPDMAGYSADFQPYPYDPERAKELLAEAGYPNGFSIRFMTSDGIVNKGVEVAEALAAMLGDVGIKVEVLPVALQVMRDMYIGNPDPAGGNVEPLFMFNYGAAIPDATSPLKALVQTGGIEAFYNDPVLNELVDEYGSEVNVEARNQVAHEIQEKLYNDLPVIALYLQLDTYGVNERLDWKARKDEYILGKDITLR; this is encoded by the coding sequence ATGCGACGCAGGCACTTGATCCTCACGCTCCTGGCTTCACTGCTACTCTTCAGCTCGTTCGTCCACGCGCAGAGCGCCGGGCCTACGACCGTGACCATCGCCCTGACGGACGACCCGCCGTCCGGCGACCCGCACAAGACGAGAGGCGCCAACGGCGGTCACCTCCTGTTCAACCTGTTCGAGGGCCTCGTGCAGTTGAGCGGCGACATGATGTCCGTCACGCCGGCGCTGGCCACCTCGTGGGAGCAGATCGACGACCTGTCGTGGAGCTTCACGCTTCGCGAAGGCGTCACGTTCCACAACGGCGAGCCGTTCACGGCCGAGTCCGTGCGCTACTCGATCGAGCGCATCCTCGACCCGAACGCCGTGCGCTTCAACACCGACTTCCGGCAGATCGGCGATGTCGACGTGGTCGACGACTACCACGTGCTCATCCACCTGAAGACGCCGGACCCGGTCTTCATCGCGAAGATCGCCGGCCTCCACATGGTGCCGCCCGTCTACACCGCCTCCGTCAGCGAGGAGGAGTTCGGGACGCACCCGATCGGCACCGGCCCCTACAAGTTGGTCGAATGGGTCCTCGGTCAGCGCCTCGTGCTCGAAGCCAACGACGACTACTGGAACGGCCGCCCCAGCGTCGACCGGCTCGTGTTCCGCCCGATCCCCGAGGCCTCCACGCGCCTCGCGGAGCTCCAGGCCGGCACGGTCGACATCATCACCGGCCTCAACTACGACGCCATCCCGCTCGTCGACGCCGATCCCAACCTGCGCGTCGAGGCCAACTCCGGGCGCCGCACCGTGATGATGCACATGGACCTGCTCAACGGCGCCAAGCCCCTCCAGGACGTCCGCGTCAGGCAGGCCATGAGCTACGCCGTCGACAGGCAGCTCCTCATCGACGCCGTCCTGAACGGCTACGGCACGCCCCTCGCGACCATCTTCCGCCCCGACATGGCCGGCTACTCTGCCGACTTCCAGCCCTACCCGTACGACCCCGAGCGCGCCAAGGAGCTCCTGGCCGAGGCCGGTTACCCGAACGGCTTCTCCATCCGCTTCATGACGAGCGACGGCATCGTCAACAAGGGCGTCGAGGTGGCCGAGGCGCTCGCCGCCATGCTCGGCGACGTCGGCATCAAGGTCGAGGTCCTGCCCGTGGCCCTGCAGGTCATGCGCGACATGTACATCGGCAACCCCGACCCGGCGGGCGGCAACGTCGAGCCGCTGTTCATGTTCAACTACGGCGCCGCCATCCCCGATGCCACGAGCCCGCTCAAGGCGCTCGTCCAGACGGGCGGCATCGAGGCCTTCTACAACGACCCCGTCCTGAACGAGCTCGTCGACGAGTACGGCTCCGAGGTCAACGTCGAGGCGCGCAACCAGGTCGCCCACGAGATCCAGGAGAAGCTCTACAACGACCTGCCGGTCATCGCCCTCTACCTCCAGCTCGACACCTACGGCGTGAACGAGCGCCTCGACTGGAAGGCCCGCAAGGACGAGTACATCCTCGGCAAGGACATCACGCTCCGCTGA